Proteins encoded in a region of the Eretmochelys imbricata isolate rEreImb1 chromosome 10, rEreImb1.hap1, whole genome shotgun sequence genome:
- the TNRC6A gene encoding trinucleotide repeat-containing gene 6A protein isoform X4 produces MPPIRDLVSHSPNQSDLNHSGLGSHYENSHWGPVSSNSDSSTNWDKVIVDGSDKEAWPSITGSDPELASECMDTDSASSSGSERNLVIMASGSTGGENDSVRNGIGHGSQNKFVVGSNSNNVGNGSINGPWGISHGTIISTCQVSVDAPDSKSESSNNRMNAWGTINSSSNGGLNPSTLNSNGNHGAWPVLENNGHALKGSVGSGNSGTNIQCSTIGQKSNNQSINSKVGGSAHGSWASLQENCDSEVNGTRKVSFSGQPQNLNTEMNGPNNTTNFMTSSLPNSAGSVQINELPNNTGPGAWRVSTMNHSPIQASPVTNGTSTSHLSNGEAKNGGSYGTTWVAYGSNYSGDKCSDPNSQANSDTVNATLTQPGINGPGSTNFQINGNKGGGVWEGGTVNSQNMPWGSANGVSSGGSRRGWGNAAQNTGTSISNGEWNKLPSNQHSNESVNGNSRKFTNGWKSAEEDDLNSQNSAASQITEQNNVWAKTGTGDSEGSTESTGCHDDKVTAEGQNRERRKVDQHALLQSIVSRTDLDPRVLSNTGWGQTPIKQNTAWDTETSPRGERKTDNGTEAWGGSVTQTSSSGGCVERPSPNVNDTSSISGWGDPKSATRWGDSKGSNSQGGWEEDSAATVMVKSNQIWVNGKEDKSSWNDAQKIKQGWVDGQKASQGWAISANDSWGENSRSNHWGEAKKSSSGGSDSDRSVSGWNESAKSNSVTWGNSNTNPNNASGWDEPAKSNPSQGWGEPPRSNQPQGWGDSSKPVNSPDWNKQQDVGSWGAPSTTNKPPGSGWLGGPIPSPAKEEEPTGWEEPSPESIRRKMEIDDGTSAWGDPSKYNYKNVNMWNKNVPNGSSGSDQQAQAHQQLLPSSAMSSKEGSSGSGWGEPSTPATTVDNGTSAWGKPMDTGTSWGEPISDAAVTSGWGNASVGQQASSKPGPKSMQDGWCGDDMSLPGSRQTSWEEEDDVEIGMWNSSSSQEVNPSLNWPPYMKKMPTKGTMKGGNKQDETWINPFIKQFTNLSFSVSMRESPEETIPSNKMDMSGGILQDKRIELDKHGLNVGDYNRVVGKGPGSRPQISKESSMDRSPYFDKNGNPSVFGVGNVAAQPRSMQQPPAQPLNSSQPNSRAQVPPPLLTPQVPVSLLKYAPNNGGLSPLFGPQQVAMLNQLSQLNQLSQISQLQRLLAQQQKAQNQRSMPSSGRQQQEQQGRSLSMQQQMMQQSRQLDPNLLMKQQTPPSQQQPLHQPAMKSFLENVIPHATPELQKGPSPINAFSSFPIGMNSNLNVNMDMSSIKEPQSRLRKWTTVDSISVNTSLDQNSSKHGAISSGFRLEDSPFVPYDFLNSSNSPASPPGSVGDGWPRAKSPNGSSSVNWPPEFRPGEPWKGYPNIDPETDPYVTPGSVINNLSINTVREVDHLRDRNSGSSSSLNTALPSTSAWSSIRASNYSVSLSSTAQSTSVARNSDSKSTWSPGSVTNTSLAHELWKVPLPPKSITAPSRPPPGLTGQKPPLSTWDNSLRLGGGWGNSDARYTPGSSWGESSSGRITNWLVLKNLTPQIDGSTLRTLCMQHGPLITFHLNLPHGNALVRYSSKEEVVKAQKSLHMCVLGNTTILAEFASEEEISRFFAQGQSLTPSPGWQSFGSSQNRLGSIDGSHSFSNRNDLNHWNGAGLSGTSSGDLHGTSLWGSPNYSTSLWGTPSSSDTRGISSPSPINAFLSVDHLGGESM; encoded by the exons atctgAACCACAGTGGTCTAGGATCCCATTATGAAAATTCTCACTGGGGACCAGTCTCTTCAAATAGTGACTCCAGCACAAACTGGGATAAAGTTATCGTAGACGGTTCTGACAAAGAAGCATGGCCATCAATCACAGGCAGTGACCCAGAGTTGGCTTCAGAATGTATGGACACTGACTCCGCCTCTAGCTCTGGGTCAGAGAGAAATCTTGTTATAATGGCTTCAGGGAGCACAGGTGGTGAAAACGATAGCGTTCGGAATGGCATTGGACATGGTTCTCAAAATAAGTTTGTGGTTGGTAGCAACAGCAATAATGTGGGCAATGGAAGTATTAATGGGCCATGGGGTATATCCCATGGAACCATAATAAGCACATGTCAAGTTTCTGTGGATGCTCCTGACAGCAAATCTGAAAGTAGCAACAATAGAATGAATGCTTGGGGCACCATAAACTCTTCATCAAATGGAGGGTTAAATCCAAGCACTTTGAATTCAAATGGCAACCATGGTGCCTGGCCTGTATTGGAGAACAATGGACATGCCCTGAAAGGGTCTGTAGGGAGTGGTAATTCTGGCACAAATATTCAGTGCAGTACCATAGGTCAGAAGTCTAACAATCAGAGTATTAACTCTAAAGTGGGTGGTTCAGCCCATGGTTCCTGGGCAAGCCTTCAGGAAAATTGTGATTCTGAAGTGAATGGTACAAGGAAGGTTTCATTCAGTGGACAACCTCAAAACCTtaacactgaaatgaatggacCAAATAACACTACTAACTTTATGACCTCTAGTTTACCAAACTCTGCTGGTTCAGTACAGATTAACGAACTGCCTAATAATACAGGGCCTGGGGCCTGGCGTGTGAGCACAATGAATCATTCTCCGATTCAGGCCTCTCCAGTTACAAATGGCACTTCCACTTCTCATCTTAGCAATGGTGAGGCAAAAAATGGTGGATCTTATGGTACTACGTGGGTTGCCTATGGTTCTAATTACTCTGGAGACAAATGTTCAGACCCAAACAGCCAAGCTAATAGTGACACTGTGAATGCAACTCTAACGCAGCCTGGCATCAATGGGCCTGGCAGCACTAATtttcaaatcaatgggaataaAGGAGGAGGGGTATGGGAGGGAGGGACAGTCAACTCCCAAAATATGCCATGGGGAAGCGCAAATGGTGTGAGTTCTGGAGGAAGTCGAAGAGGATGGGGCAACGCTGCACAAAACACTGGCACTAGCATTTCAAATGGGgaatggaataaactgcctagcaATCAGCATTCCAATGAAAGCGTAAATGGAAATAGTAGGAAGTTTACAAATGGATGGAAGTCTGCTGAAGAGGATGATCTTAATAGCCAGAATTCTGCTGCATCTCAGATAACTGAGCAGAACAATGTATGGGCCAAAACAGGTACTGGGGATAGCGAGGGTAGTACAGAGAGCACTGGATGCCATGATGATAAAGTCACTGCAGAAGGACAGAACCGAGAGAGAAGAAAAGTTGACCAGCATGCATTACTCCAAAGCATAGTGAGCAGAACTGACTTAGATCCACGTGTCCTTTCCAACACTGGTTGGGGACAGACTCCAATTAAACAAAACACTGCCTGGGATACTGAAACATCGCCAAGAGGTGAAAGAAAGACTGACAATGGGACAGAGGCCTGGGGAGGCTCCGTGACACAGACTTCCAGCTCAGGGGGATGTGTGGAGAGACCTAGCCCTAATGTTAATGATACCTCATCTATATCTGGGTGGGGAGATCCAAAGTCTGCTACAAGGTGGGGAGACTCCAAAGGCTCAAACAGTcaaggggggtgggaagaggattCTGCTGCTACAGTAATGGTTAAGAGCAATCAAATATGGGTAAATGGCAAAGAGGACAAGTCGTCTTGGAATGATGCACAGAAGATCAAACAGGGATGGGTAGATGGACAAAAAGCCAGCCAGGGTTGGGCAATTTCTGCCAATGACAGCTGGGGAGAAAATTCAAGAAGCAACCATTGGGGTGAGGCTAAGAAATCTAGTTCAGGAGGTAGTGACAGTGACCGATCAGTATCTGGTTGGAATGAGTCTGCTAAATCAAATTCTGTTACTTGGGGAAATAGTAATACTAACCCAAATAATGCTTCTGGATGGGATGAGCCTGCAAAGTCTAATCCGAGTCAGGGCTGGGGAGAACCTCCCAGATCAAATCAGCCTCAAGGTTGGGGTGATTCGTCAAAGCCAGTCAACTCCCCAGACTGGAACAAGCAGCAAGATGTTGGATCTTGGGGAGCACCATCTACCACAAATAAACCACCAGGTTCCGGGTGGTTGGGTGGACCAATACCAAGTCCAGCGAAGGAAGAGGAACCCACAGGATGGGAGGAGCCATCCCCAGAATCAATACGCCGTAAAATGGAAATTGATGATGGAACTTCTGCTTGGGGTGATCCAAGCAAATACAACTACAAAAATGTGAATATGTGGAATAAAAATGTCCCAAACGGCAGCAGCGGTTCAGACCAGCAAGCACAGGCACATCAGCAGCTACTGCCTTCGAGTGCCATGTCCAGCAAGGAGGGCAGTAGTGGTTCCG GTTGGGGAGAGCCTTCTACTCCTGCCACTACTGTAGATAATGGAACGTCCGCGTGGGGTAAACCCATGGATACTGGTACTAGCTGGGGAGAGCCCATCAGTGATGCAGCAGTCACGTCTGGCTGGGGAAATGCTTCTGTTGGTCAGCAGGCTTCAAGTAAACCTG GGCCTAAATCTATGCAAGATGGTTGGTGTGGTGATGATATGTCATTGCCAGGGAGTCGTCAGaccagctgggaggaagaagaTGATGTAGAGATTGGAATGTGGAACAGCAGTTCATCCCAAGAAGTTAACCCGTCTTTGAATTGGCCACCGTACATGAAAAAAATGCCTACAAAG ggaACAATGAAAGGTGGAAATAAACAAGATGAAACATGGATAAATCCATTCATTAAGCAATTCACAAATCTCAGTTTTTCAGTAAGTATG AGAGAATCACCAGAAGAAACCATACCGAGCAATAAGATGGACATGTCTGGAG GAATATTACAAGATAAACGAATAGAGTTGGATAAGCATGGCCTGAACGTTGGAGATTACAATCGGGTGGTAGGAAAGGGCCCTGGTTCTCGTCCTCAGATTTCCAAAGAGTCTTCCATGGATCGCAGTCCTTATTTTGATAAG AATGGCAATCCCAGTGTGTTTGGTGTTGGTAACGTAGCAGCACAGCCCAGGAGCATGCAGCAGCCCCCAGCACAACCTCTTAATTCTTCCCAGCCTAACTCACGTGCTCAAGTGCCTCCTCCATTACTCACCCCTCAG GTTCCAGTATCCTTACTGAAGTATGCACCAAACAACGGTGGCCTGAGTCCACTTTTTGGCCCACAGCAGGTAGCCATGTTGAATCAACTATCCCAGTTGAACCAGCTTTCTCAGATCTCCCAGTTACAA CGGTTGTTGGCTCAGCAGCAAAAAGCGCAGAATCAGAGAAGCATGCCTTCTAGTGGTCGTCAACAGCAGGAACAGCAG GGTCGATCTCTTAGTATGCAGCAACAGATGATGCAACAGTCCCGTCAGCTTGATCCAAACCTGTTAATGAAGCAGCAGACTCCACCATCTCAACAGCAGCCACTCCATCAGCCTGCCATGAAATCTTTCCTTGAGAATGTCATACCCCATGCTACTCCTGAGCTGCAGAAAGGGCCATCACCAATAAATGCATTCAGCAGCTTCCCTATAG GAATGAACTCAAACTTGAATGTAAACATGGATATGAGCAGTATTAAGGAGCCGCAATCACGACTGAGGAAATGGACAACGGTGGACAGCATTTCTGTTAACACCTCATTGGATCAAAACTCCAGCAAACATG GTGCTATTTCAAGTGGTTTTAGGCTGGAAGATTCCCCATTTGTTCCATATGACTTTTTGAACAGCAGTAATTCACCAGCCAGTCCTCCTGGATCTGTTGGAGATGGCTGGCCACGTGCCAAATCGCCTAATGGCTCTAGCAGTGTTAACTGGCCACCAG AATTTCGTCCTGGTGAGCCATGGAAAGGTTATCCAAACATCGACCCTGAAACTGACCCTTACGTCACTCCTGGCAGTGTCATAAACAATCTTTCAATTAATACTGTGCGGGAAGTTGACCACCTCAGGGACAGGAACAGTG GGTCATCCTCATCTTTGAACACCGCGCTGCCTTCAACTAGTGCCTGGTCATCCATTCGTGCCTCCAACTACAGTGTTTCCCTCAGCAGTACAGCACAAAGCACTTCAG TAGCCAGAAACAGTGATTCCAAATCAACGTGGTCTCCTGGTTCAGTCACTAACACCTCTCTGGCTCATGAGCTGTGGAAGGTCCCTTTGCCACCTAAAAGCATCACTGCTCCATCCCGTCCACCACCAGGGCTGACAGGCCAGAAACCACCTTTGTCCACATGGGATAACTCCCTTCGTttgggtggaggatggggaaaTTCTGATGCCAGATATACCCCTG GTTCAAGCTGGGGTGAGAGCAGCTCAGGGAGAATAACGAATTGGCTTGTTCTAAAAAACCTTACACCTCAG ATTGATGGCTCAACCCTGCGTACTCTGTGTATGCAGCACGGTCCACTAATAACATTCCACCTTAACCTCCCACATGGTAACGCTTTGGTCCGTTACAGCTCAAAAGAAGAGGTAGTGAAGGCACAAAAATCTCTGCACAT gtGTGTATTAGGGAACACTACTATTCTGGCTGAGTTTGCCAGTGAAGAGGAGATTAGCCGCTTCTTTGCACAAGGCCAGTCTCTGACTCCTTCTCCTGGCTGGCAGTCTTTTGGATCCAGCCAGAACCGACTTGGATCCATTGATGGTTCCCATTCGTTCTCCAACCGTAATGATCTAAATCACTGGAATGGTGCTGGGCTGTCGGGAACTAGCAGTGGAGACCTTCATGGCACTTCACTTTGGGGGAGCCCCAACTATTCCACAAGCCTGTGGGGTACCCCAAGCAGCAGTGACACCAGGGGAATTAGCAGCCCATCCCCCATCAATGCTTTCCTTTCTGTTGACCACCTAGGTGGAGAGTCCATGTAA